GCACCTGATGGAAGAGGCCGAGCGCTGCCGTCGTTTGGCCATTGTGAATCTGGGCGAGTTGGTGGCGCTGGGAACGCCGGCGGAACTGAAGCGCGAGATCGGCGGCGACGTGGTGTGGCTGGAGGCCGGGAACCCTGGCCGGGTCGCCGAGCAGATTGCGCGACGGTTTGGCGGGCATCCGGTGGTGATGGACGGCAAGGTGCGGCTGGAGATTGAGAACGGACATCGCTTCGTGACCGACGTGGTGGAGGCGTTTCCGGGCGAAATTCAATCGGTCTCGATCAGCAAGCCCACGCTGGAAGACGTGTTCATTCACCGCACCGGGCACAGATTTTGGAACGACACAGCTGCCACCGAGGTTGGCCGTTGAGATCTTCCTCGCTCTTGGGCATTAGCTAAGAGCCAACAGCGCTCCGTCCGGCCAACATGCGCTCTCGCGATTCCATTTACAATGGCAGGCAGACGTGGTCACCCAAAGCACAACTCTTGCGGGAACGCGCGCGGAGGCACAGGTGCGCGCGGAAGCGCGCGGCCCGGCGTTGCTGGCCACCCTGTCTCTGTGGTGGCGCGAGATCGTGCGCTTCTACCGGCAGCGCAGCCGCGTGGTGGGCGTTATCGCGTCACCGGTGCTGTTCTGGCTGGTGATCGGATCGGGATTCGGTACGTCGCTCCGCTCGAGCGCAAGCGGCGGCGGGCATTATCTGGAATATTTTTTCCCGGGCGCGCTTATCATGATCGTGCTGTTCACCAGCATCTTCACAATGATGAGCGTGATCGAAGACCGCCGCGAAGGATTTCTGCTTTCGGTGCTGGCGGCGCCGGTGAGCCGGTCCGTGATCGTGCTCGGCAAAGTTCTGGGCGGCGCGACGCTGGCGGCCGTGCAGGGCCTGATCTTCCTGGCGTTTGCGCCGGCGATCGGGATCCACTTCACGCTGGAAAGGTTTTTGCTCACCGCTGCCGTCGTCTTCCTGGTGGCGTTTGCGCTGACTGCATTGGGATTCGCCGTCGCCTGGCCGATGGATTCGCCGCAGGCGTTCCACGCCGTGGTGAACCTGTTCATGATCCCGCTGTGGCTGGTTTCGGGCGCGCTGTTTCCGCTAACCGGCGCTTCGGGATGGATTCGCGCCATCATGCGCGCCAATCCGCTGACCTATGGCGTGGAAGCGCTGCGCGCGCTGCTCTTCCCGGCTGCGCCGACGGATTTCGGCGTCGGAACGGCGCTGGCCGTGTTGGGCGGCTTCTCCGGCGTGATGTTCGTAGCGGCGTTCGTGCTGGCGAACCGGCGGACGACGCGCCCGGCGGCATGAACCAATTCTGAAACCCTGCGAATGGCCGACTATTCCATCTTCCCTGTCATCGACGCCAGCCTGAACGGCGCCAGCGCGGTGCTGATCACGACCGGGCGCGTCCTGATCGGGCGCGGCAGGATCGCCGCGCATCGCGCGTGCATGATCGCGGCGGTGGTCACGTCGTCACTGTTCCTGGCGTCGTATCTCTACTACCACGCGCACGTGGGCTCGGTGCGCTTCCCCGGCCAGGGATGGGTTCGGCCGGTGTACTTCGGCATTCTGATTTCGCACACGCTGCTGGCCGCCGCGGTGGTGCCGCTGGTCCTGATGACGCTTTCGCGCGCGCTGCGGCAGCGCTTCGACCGGCACCGCGCCATCGCCCGCTGGACGTATCCGGTGTGGCTGTATGTGTCGGTCACTGGCGTGGTGATTTATTTCATGCTGTATCGGATTTACGCATAGCGGCAATGGAACGACGAATGCCAACGCTCAAACTGAAGATTGACGTGGGCGGAACGACGGGCGATGAGGCCTGGAGGGCGATCCAGCAGTTTGATCCGATTCAGGGCGCGTACTTCGGCCTCGAGTTTGGCGGATCGAAGTGCAGGCACGCCGCCGGCGCTCCGCACTCGGCCGGTGAGTGGATCGGCGCCGCCGTGAGGGTCGGCGACCCTCTGCTCGGGCAGTACGCCGTGTCGCACTACCTGGAGCAGCCGCGAGTCCTCGACGTGGATGTGGAGCCGTAGCCGTTTGGGCGCTCGCCGCGGACGGCGCGAGTGAAGTAGGGATGCTTCGACTCTGCCCCTCGCGTTGCTCGGGACTCCGCTCAGCATGACGGCAAACAGAATTGGAGTACATGACGGAAGCAGACAGCAAGGCAGAATCGATTGAAACTGCGCCGAAGAAACCGCGCATGCCGCTGCGCACGCGCATCATTTTCTTCGTTGTGGCCTGGGCCATCGTGCTCATGCCGTTTCTGTTCTGGCGGAGCACGTGGTTTGGGCGTCCGCTCACCGACACCGAGATCACCGAGTACCTGCGCGACGACTCCAGGCCGCGCCACATCCAGCATGCGCTGGTGCAGATTGCCGACCGCATGGCCAAGGCGCGTGCCACGGGGCGCGCGCCGGCCGACGCGGCGCGGCAGTGGTATCCGGAGCTGGTGCGGCTGGCGAAGCATCCAGTGGAGGAGATTCGCAACACCGATGCCTGGCTGATGGGACAGGACCCCTCGCGGCCCGAGTTTCACCGCGCCCTGTTCGCGATGCTGGAAGACGGCTCGCTCGGCGTCCGCAATAACGCAGCGCTGTCGCTGGTGAGCTTCGGCGATGACGCGGGCCACCAACAGATTTCCGCCATGCTTGCGCCGGCCGAGGTCAAGTCAGTAGTGGCGGGCGAAGTGGCCGCGGTCGCGAAGGCCGGCGATTCGATTCGCGGTGGCACCATGGTGGCGCGCCTCGATGTCCAGGGCCTGAGCAACGCCGGGCCGGTGAAAACGAGCTTCGACATCCGCTCACCCATTAGCGGCAAGTTGCGATCGGTGGCGGTGAAAAAGGGTGATCACGTGCCGGGCGATGCGCTCGTCGCCATCGTCGATCCCGGTCCGGAACAGGTTTGGGAGGCGCTGCGCGCCCTCTATATGATCGGGAACAAGGACGACCTGCCGCTGGTTCGCCGCTATGAAGCCGCGAATCCCGACATGCCCGACAAAGTCCGCGAACAGGCGAGGAACACAGAGAAGGCGATTCTGGCGAGGAAGTAGTAAACCGCTGCCAGCTGCCGGCTTCTGGTTGCCGGCCAAGCTTCTGACTGATTCGGCCAGCAGCCAGTAGCGGCTCTAGTACGGCATCACACCGACTTCTTTTTCCACTTCCACCGTGTCCACCATCACGATGGCGTCCCAGGGACAGCCGTCGAGGAAGGCGCCGTCGGGGCCCTTGCTGGTGCACTTCTTGCACCCGATGCAGAGCAACGGATCCACCTGGATGCGGCCGAAGGGCGGGTGGTCCTGGTCGGGCACCCAGAACATGCAGTCCTCCACCGGGCAGTACTCCACGCAGGCGGGCGAGCCGGCGCATCCGGTGCAGCACTCGGTGATGACGGCGAGCTCCTTGGGCTTCTTGCGGCGCGGGTAGTTCTGCCCCTTGGAGCGGGGCTCGAACTTCAGTTCGTCAGGGACGAGGCCGGGGGCCGTTTCGGCGGGCATGCGGGCACATTATACATTTGGCCCCGGATTGTTCGAAGGATTGCAAAATTGCCGAATTGAGGGATTGCAGAATTGCAAATGTGCCAGGATGCGTCAGACTTCAAGCTGGTTTTTTCAATTCGGCGGCCCGGCAATTCGGCGGTTCAGCAGACGCTTCTGATATATTGGCCGCAAATCCCACACAGAGCGGAGCCACCCCATGGCGAAGAGCGTGAACAAAGTCATTCTGATCGGCAATCTGGGCAAGGACCCTGAGGTGAAGTTCACGCCGCAGGGCACGGCGGTGGCGAAGTTTACCGTTGCGACGAACTCGCGTTTCAAAGATAAGACGTCCGGCGACTGGCAGGAGCGCACCGAGTGGCACAACGTGGTGGCCTGGGAGCGGCTGGCCGAGATTGCCGGTGAGTACCTGAAGAAGGGCCGCACCGTCTACATCGAAGGCCGCCTGCAGACGCGCTCCTGGGACGATAAGGAAACCGGCCAGAAGAAGTACATGACCGAGGTCGTGGCCAACGACCTGGTGCTGCTCGGCGGCCGCGACGCTGTCGGCGGCGGCGAGATGCGCGCGCGCGGCGCGCAGTCGTCATCTGCCGGCCCGGGCGGCGGCATGGACCAGCGCAACCCGCACGCCGACGAAGTGGCGCAGACGAACATCACAGACGAAGATATTCCGTTCTAGGATCAGTTCTCAGTTCTATGCTCTCCGAAGGCGCGGCGATTGCCGCGCCTTTGCCTTTGGCAGGCAGGAGACGTTGCAAGCCACGTCTCTACGCGGAGCGACCGGCTGCCATCCAACACCCGCCCGCTATTTGCCATCCAATCTGAGCTGTACGTGTTTGCTATGCGGGTCTTCGATTCCACGCCATTTTCCCTGCTTTCCTCTCCTCGGCCTGCGTTCGGTTTCCTTGCTGCGGCTGGGCTCGCTTTGACGCTGGTGAGCTGCCACCATGCCGACGTGCGGCAGGCGCTGCGCAGCCAGGCGCTGCAGGCGCCGCAAGGGCCGCCGGTGATGCTGGCGGCTTATCAGCCCTGGTTCGGCAACAGCAGCCACATCAACGTAGGCTACTCGTCGCAGGATGAGCGCGTGCTCGAACGCCAGATCGCCGAGGCCAAGGACCTGGGCATCCGCGGCTTCGTGGTGAACTGGTATGGCCCGAACAAGAACTTTGAAGATCGCAGCTATGCCCTGCTGCAGCGCGTAGCTGGCCAGGACCGCGACTTCCGCGTCGCACTGATGTATGACGAAGACGACGGTGGCGGCGACACGACGAACCAGGTAATCGGCGACCTGCAGTACGCATACGACCGCTACATCGGGTCGCGGGCAGATGGGTCGCGCTCGGCGTATCTGCGCTACAACGGCCGCCCGGTGATCTTCATCTTCCCCAAGGGCGGTGCGACGGACTGGTCGCGGGTCCGGCGCGCGACGGATTCCTGGGACGATCCGCCGCTGCTCCTCTACAAGGACGGCAACAGCAAGTACGCCTCCGACTTCGACGGCTTCTACGCCTGGGTGCAACCCGGGCGCGGCGGATGGCAGCGCGACGGCTCCAACTGGGGCC
This is a stretch of genomic DNA from Terriglobales bacterium. It encodes these proteins:
- a CDS encoding single-stranded DNA-binding protein, with translation MAKSVNKVILIGNLGKDPEVKFTPQGTAVAKFTVATNSRFKDKTSGDWQERTEWHNVVAWERLAEIAGEYLKKGRTVYIEGRLQTRSWDDKETGQKKYMTEVVANDLVLLGGRDAVGGGEMRARGAQSSSAGPGGGMDQRNPHADEVAQTNITDEDIPF
- a CDS encoding ABC transporter permease produces the protein MRAEARGPALLATLSLWWREIVRFYRQRSRVVGVIASPVLFWLVIGSGFGTSLRSSASGGGHYLEYFFPGALIMIVLFTSIFTMMSVIEDRREGFLLSVLAAPVSRSVIVLGKVLGGATLAAVQGLIFLAFAPAIGIHFTLERFLLTAAVVFLVAFALTALGFAVAWPMDSPQAFHAVVNLFMIPLWLVSGALFPLTGASGWIRAIMRANPLTYGVEALRALLFPAAPTDFGVGTALAVLGGFSGVMFVAAFVLANRRTTRPAA
- a CDS encoding DUF420 domain-containing protein — protein: MADYSIFPVIDASLNGASAVLITTGRVLIGRGRIAAHRACMIAAVVTSSLFLASYLYYHAHVGSVRFPGQGWVRPVYFGILISHTLLAAAVVPLVLMTLSRALRQRFDRHRAIARWTYPVWLYVSVTGVVIYFMLYRIYA